Proteins found in one Hypomesus transpacificus isolate Combined female chromosome 20, fHypTra1, whole genome shotgun sequence genomic segment:
- the il12bb gene encoding interleukin-12 subunit beta: protein MDRYSLLSITLCLLVCHVCPSSLEETYTLTPNVLVLRVNLSLKTQNLVPLLCGEAYEGMEVRWMRNGAWLSQVPRENLVKVLVEERNGGNFTCHNAAGEYLNHTLVLVQEGASMNTILQHSDEYIRCWANNYSGMFHCSWKRHATRQAASVFLLSVERGPRAQLCTMDGDGGGVSCMDNASCAFTEESQPISLTLHMLSHHKLEQYSKVFFLRDIVRPDQVPLTQAEDQQHVFDWDYPSTWNTPRSFFPLLFQVKVVRYVSSCDATDHFLTEETSATNYTVTSHKPYRFCVQARDPLTNGPWSQLAQIKVKTKKMKPAKPHHH from the exons atGGACAGGTATTCCCTGCTGTCTATAACTCTGTGTCTCCTGGTTTGCCATGTTTGTCCCAGCAGTCTGGAGGAAACCTATACACTCACGCCCAACG TGTTGGTTCTGAGGGTGAACCTGTCGTTGAAGACCCAGAACCTGGTTCCTCTGTTGTGTGGCGAGGCTTACGAAGGCATGGAGGTGCGCTGGATGAGAAATGGAGCGTGGCTCAGCCAGGTTCCCAGGGAGAACCTGGTGAAGGTTCTAGTGGAAGAGAGGAATGGGGGGAACTTCACCTGCCACAATGCAGCAGGAGAGTACCTGAACCACACCCTGGTCCTGGTACAGGAGGGCGCCAGCATGAACACCATACTGCAACATTCTGATG AGTACATTCGCTGCTGGGCCAACAACTACAGCGGGATGTTCCATTGCTCCTGGAAACGACATGCCACGCGCCAGGCGGCATCCGTATTCCTGCTCAGCGTAGAACG GGGCCCCCGGGCGCAGCTGTGCACCATGGATGGAGACGGTGGGGGGGTGAGCTGCATGGACAACGCTAGCTGTGCCTTCACTGAGGAGAGCCAACCTATCAGCCTCACcctgcacatgctcagtcaTCACAAGCTGGAGCAATACAGCAAGGTGTTCTTTCTACGGGATATAG tgAGGCCTGACCAGGTGCCACTGACCCAGGCAGAGGACCAGCAGCATGTATTTGACTGGGACTATCCCTCCACCTGGAACACACCCCGCTCCTTCTTCCCCCTGCTCTTCCAGGTCAAGGTGGTCCGCTACGTCAGCAGCTGTGACGCCACCGACCACTTCCTG actgaaGAGACCAGTGCCACCAACTACACAGTTACCAGTCACAAACCGTACCGGTTCTGTGTGCAGGCACGAGACCCACTGACCAATGGACCCTGGAGCCAACTGGCCCAGATAAA AGTGAAGACCAAAAAAATGAAACCGGCAAAGCCACACCACCACTAA